The following coding sequences are from one Desulfuromonas sp. TF window:
- a CDS encoding CNNM domain-containing protein: protein MNLLLLYISLALVFSFLCSIAEAVLLSVTPAYIATLEGEGRRSGTLLRRFKENIDHPLAAILTLNTVAHTIGAAGAGAQAAAVFGSQWVGLASVVLTLLILFLSEIIPKTLGAVHWRSLAPVLADPLQWLIRILFPLVLLSEWLTRLISREKGAAVFERDELSAMADLGVESGELGQDESKMLKNLMQLRFLTLEDVMTPRTVIFALPETMSVAEVVNRHSDMAFSRLPLYGRGLDDITGFVLKNDVLLAHAQGEKDRPLKTMQREIAALSEGTRLPDALEILLNRRQHILLVQDPYGGTAGLATLEDILETLLGLEIVDEADRTVDMRALARESWRKRARTLGLVPEEDDPSARD, encoded by the coding sequence ATGAATCTGCTCCTCCTCTATATCTCCCTGGCTCTCGTCTTTTCTTTCCTCTGTTCCATCGCGGAGGCGGTTCTCCTGAGCGTGACGCCTGCCTATATCGCCACCCTGGAAGGGGAGGGGCGGCGTTCGGGAACTCTTCTGCGACGCTTCAAGGAGAACATCGATCATCCTCTTGCCGCCATTCTGACCCTCAATACCGTCGCCCATACGATCGGAGCCGCGGGCGCCGGCGCCCAAGCCGCCGCGGTTTTCGGCAGTCAGTGGGTCGGACTGGCTTCGGTGGTGCTGACCCTGTTGATCCTTTTCCTGTCGGAGATCATCCCCAAAACGCTCGGAGCCGTCCATTGGCGTTCTCTGGCACCCGTTCTGGCCGATCCTCTGCAATGGCTTATCCGCATTCTTTTTCCACTGGTGCTCCTTTCCGAATGGCTCACTCGGTTGATATCCAGGGAAAAGGGAGCAGCTGTCTTCGAGAGAGACGAACTGAGCGCCATGGCGGATTTGGGGGTCGAATCCGGCGAATTAGGGCAGGACGAATCGAAGATGCTGAAGAACCTCATGCAACTCAGGTTTCTGACCCTGGAGGATGTGATGACGCCGCGGACGGTCATTTTCGCCCTTCCGGAAACGATGTCGGTCGCCGAGGTGGTGAATCGCCATTCGGATATGGCATTTTCCCGTCTTCCCCTCTACGGACGAGGTTTGGATGACATCACCGGATTCGTTCTCAAGAACGACGTGCTGCTGGCCCATGCCCAAGGAGAAAAAGACCGGCCGCTGAAGACTATGCAACGGGAAATCGCAGCTCTGTCCGAAGGCACCCGCTTGCCGGACGCCCTGGAAATACTTCTGAATCGGCGGCAGCATATTCTTCTGGTCCAGGACCCTTACGGCGGGACCGCCGGTCTCGCCACCCTGGAGGATATCCTTGAAACGCTGCTCGGGTTGGAAATCGTCGATGAGGCGGACAGAACCGTGGACATGCGGGCCCTGGCTCGGGAAAGCTGGCGGAAGAGGGCCCGGACACTTGGACTGGTTCCTGAAGAGGATGATCCATCAGCAAGAGATTGA
- a CDS encoding phage holin family protein, with the protein MAKDERPLSALFIEFADEMTLLIRQEADLIKVEISEKFSHLGLGLASVMIGGLLASSGLLVLLASAVLALAHLVPPWLAALIVGLIISLAGCAFLLSGRNALKPKNMALRRTAHTFKMEKELVKEQLHSDRKG; encoded by the coding sequence ATGGCAAAGGACGAACGTCCATTATCCGCTCTCTTCATTGAATTCGCGGACGAGATGACCCTGCTCATACGGCAGGAGGCCGATCTGATCAAGGTTGAGATATCGGAGAAGTTCAGCCATCTCGGGCTCGGTCTGGCCTCGGTGATGATAGGCGGCCTGCTGGCCTCTTCGGGGCTCCTCGTTCTGCTGGCCTCGGCTGTGCTGGCCCTGGCGCATCTGGTGCCCCCCTGGTTGGCGGCTTTGATCGTCGGCCTCATTATCTCTTTGGCAGGGTGCGCTTTTCTTCTTTCAGGCCGCAATGCCCTGAAGCCGAAGAACATGGCTCTGAGGCGCACCGCGCACACCTTCAAAATGGAGAAGGAACTGGTAAAGGAGCAACTGCATAGTGACCGTAAGGGATGA
- a CDS encoding M48 family metallopeptidase translates to MNLTASRTIAFPDRSDAVRQLDYRFRLPCLLVALVLLLAGCSTVPITDRRQLNLVSEGTLVELGAQQYQQFLAANKIVRNTPESEMVERVGHRIRQAVEQFMVNRNTADQLSGYEWEFILVGSPEMNAWALPGGKVAVYTGILPITRDEAGLATVMGHEVAHVIAQHGNERMSQQLVAQMGGQALSAVLANQPQASQALWMQVFGVGAQVGLMLPYSRLQEKEADHLGLIFMAMAGYDPHAAIGVWERMAQEKGGKGPPEFLSTHPADESRIREIREDIPEAMRYYQPRPS, encoded by the coding sequence ATGAATCTTACCGCATCGAGAACAATCGCTTTCCCTGATCGATCCGACGCCGTTCGGCAACTGGATTACCGCTTTCGATTGCCATGCCTCCTGGTCGCTCTGGTCCTGCTCCTGGCAGGCTGCTCGACCGTTCCCATCACCGATCGACGGCAATTGAATCTGGTGTCCGAGGGAACCCTGGTAGAGCTCGGAGCGCAGCAGTACCAGCAATTTCTCGCCGCCAATAAAATTGTGCGCAATACCCCCGAAAGCGAAATGGTCGAGAGGGTCGGCCATCGCATTCGGCAGGCTGTGGAGCAGTTCATGGTCAACCGCAACACGGCCGACCAGCTTTCAGGATATGAATGGGAATTCATTTTGGTGGGCAGCCCGGAAATGAACGCCTGGGCGCTGCCCGGGGGAAAGGTGGCGGTCTACACCGGGATTCTTCCGATTACGCGGGACGAGGCGGGATTGGCCACCGTCATGGGCCATGAGGTTGCCCATGTGATCGCCCAGCACGGAAACGAGAGGATGAGTCAACAACTGGTCGCCCAGATGGGTGGGCAGGCTCTGTCGGCCGTGCTGGCCAACCAGCCCCAGGCCTCCCAGGCCCTCTGGATGCAGGTGTTCGGCGTGGGAGCCCAGGTCGGCCTGATGCTCCCCTACAGCCGACTGCAGGAAAAAGAAGCCGACCACCTTGGACTGATCTTCATGGCCATGGCGGGTTACGACCCGCATGCGGCAATCGGAGTCTGGGAGCGCATGGCCCAGGAGAAGGGGGGCAAGGGGCCTCCCGAATTTCTCAGTACCCACCCCGCCGACGAGAGTAGAATCCGCGAAATCCGCGAGGACATCCCGGAAGCCATGCGCTACTATCAACCTCGACCTTCCTGA
- a CDS encoding OmpA family protein, with amino-acid sequence MKNNNGIRYCILLAALITMAGCAAGPEENAMLEQARAAYNEARNDPLVMENAPLELAKAEDNLLKAQELWEEKKETARVEHHAYLSRQQSAIARETAQLQKAQQTITEGDAERNRVLLEIRAKEAEAARRQAQLSQAELKEARARAEEQARMAQIRELEESRRQAEEQAKRAEEAGQKVAGLEAELAELKARPTERGMVITLGDVLFDLDKADLNPGANLVMDRLAAFLKDHEERRILVEGFTDSTGAEDYNMQLSERRARSVRQALMDRGIAGDRIEVRGYGEQYPMATNETVAGRQQNRRVEILFSDEEGKLPGRR; translated from the coding sequence ATGAAAAATAATAATGGGATACGATATTGCATTCTTCTCGCGGCCTTGATTACGATGGCCGGATGCGCAGCCGGACCGGAAGAAAATGCGATGCTGGAGCAGGCGCGCGCCGCCTACAATGAGGCCCGCAACGACCCTCTGGTCATGGAAAACGCCCCCCTGGAACTTGCCAAGGCCGAGGATAACCTGTTGAAGGCCCAAGAATTGTGGGAAGAGAAGAAGGAGACGGCCCGGGTAGAGCACCATGCCTATCTGTCCCGACAACAGTCCGCGATCGCAAGGGAAACAGCCCAACTCCAAAAGGCTCAGCAAACCATAACGGAGGGGGATGCCGAAAGGAACCGCGTTCTCCTGGAGATCAGGGCGAAGGAGGCCGAAGCAGCCAGGCGGCAGGCTCAGCTCAGTCAGGCGGAACTTAAAGAGGCCCGAGCACGTGCCGAGGAGCAGGCCCGGATGGCACAGATTCGGGAGCTTGAAGAATCCCGGAGGCAGGCAGAGGAGCAGGCCAAACGGGCGGAAGAAGCTGGCCAGAAGGTTGCCGGACTGGAAGCGGAGTTGGCTGAGCTCAAAGCGCGCCCGACCGAGCGGGGAATGGTTATTACCCTGGGCGATGTGCTCTTCGATTTGGACAAGGCCGATCTCAACCCCGGCGCCAATCTGGTCATGGACCGTCTGGCCGCTTTTCTCAAGGACCACGAGGAAAGGCGGATTCTGGTGGAAGGGTTCACCGACAGCACCGGAGCAGAAGACTACAACATGCAGCTTTCCGAGAGAAGGGCTCGTTCCGTGCGCCAGGCCTTGATGGATCGCGGGATCGCGGGAGACCGCATCGAAGTGCGCGGTTACGGAGAGCAATACCCGATGGCGACCAACGAGACAGTTGCGGGGCGGCAGCAGAACAGGCGGGTGGAAATCCTCTTTTCCGACGAAGAAGGGAAGCTACCCGGCCGCAGGTAA
- a CDS encoding DUF4398 domain-containing protein yields the protein MKTRMISQVVMLTASIAVLVGCGKDIPPPDVQMTLAGAAVAKAEAAEAYRHAPVEFSTAREKFSEAQKLVEREEYVEARRLAEEAEVDANLAFAKSRSAEAQEAVAELQKTIRTLQEEMQRIQAQ from the coding sequence ATGAAAACAAGGATGATCTCACAAGTAGTCATGCTGACGGCGAGTATCGCCGTCCTGGTTGGATGCGGGAAGGACATACCGCCTCCCGACGTGCAGATGACCCTGGCGGGAGCAGCCGTCGCCAAGGCGGAAGCCGCCGAGGCCTACCGGCACGCACCGGTGGAATTCAGCACCGCCCGGGAGAAGTTTAGCGAAGCACAGAAGCTAGTGGAAAGAGAGGAGTATGTCGAAGCGCGACGCCTTGCCGAAGAGGCGGAAGTCGATGCCAATCTCGCCTTTGCCAAATCGAGATCGGCCGAGGCTCAGGAGGCAGTCGCAGAGCTTCAGAAAACGATCCGGACTCTGCAGGAGGAGATGCAGCGCATTCAGGCGCAGTAA
- a CDS encoding DUF3618 domain-containing protein, with product MSSGRHIEGEGSAARMQPPDSLEIERDIEVTLSQMRGTLDEIQKNLSPQRIFAPVKTFLVSPAGKMLLALSAVTIARRRPFLTAAATLGMIFHYRRNHRRNR from the coding sequence ATGAGTTCTGGCAGGCATATCGAGGGGGAAGGATCGGCGGCCCGGATGCAGCCGCCGGATTCCCTGGAGATCGAGCGTGACATCGAAGTCACTCTTTCGCAGATGCGCGGAACCCTGGACGAGATCCAGAAAAATCTCTCGCCGCAACGCATATTCGCGCCGGTGAAGACCTTCCTCGTCTCTCCGGCTGGAAAGATGCTTCTCGCCCTGTCAGCCGTCACAATAGCCAGGCGCCGGCCTTTCTTGACCGCGGCGGCGACCCTGGGCATGATTTTCCACTATCGCAGAAACCATCGTCGCAACCGATAA
- a CDS encoding DUF748 domain-containing protein, translating to MIKIHRPTGVPKFLIWFAVISAGLLLVLFAAASFLEEPLRRKMVQGMNQALDGYRAELEELDLHPIGLSVTLRGLTITQEAHPDPPVAVFPEMGASVHWRSLFSGRLVADWQLEEPRIHVNLEQLREENKDEVPVQKRGWQEAIKQIYPLRINLLQIRNGSFTYIEDAQDRPIELSAVMLEARNIQNVQSPQDSYPSSVYMTADIFSRGRGEIDGRADFLADPFPAVDVVFSLAEIPLEDLKPVSSHVNLIVTGGNLAAKGRIEYAPSVKATRIEHLDIDGIRIDYVHSAVTAEREKKRAEKVKEAAGEVSNKPGLLFLIERLRLTGEAGFVNEETDPDYRVFLSDTELNISNLSNQFRRGPATADLKGKFMGSGEAVAEATFRPEDKGADFDLILQIEKARLPSMNDLLRAYGNVDVVAGTLSLYSEVSVKENRIDGYFKPLLEDVDVYDKRQEKDEGIFKKMYEGLVGGLSSLLENEPREEVATRIDISGPLDDPEANTLEVILLLIRNGFFNAILPGFEREVNNLRE from the coding sequence ATGATAAAGATTCACCGACCGACCGGAGTGCCGAAATTTCTCATCTGGTTCGCCGTCATCTCGGCAGGGTTGCTCCTGGTTCTTTTCGCGGCTGCGTCCTTCCTCGAAGAGCCGTTGCGCCGGAAAATGGTGCAGGGAATGAACCAGGCCCTGGACGGGTACAGAGCAGAACTGGAGGAACTCGACCTTCATCCCATCGGTTTATCCGTGACCCTCAGGGGACTGACCATCACCCAGGAGGCCCACCCCGATCCTCCGGTGGCCGTCTTCCCGGAAATGGGCGCCAGTGTCCACTGGCGAAGTCTGTTTTCCGGACGCCTGGTGGCCGACTGGCAGCTGGAAGAGCCCCGCATCCATGTCAATCTGGAGCAGTTGCGGGAGGAAAACAAGGACGAAGTGCCGGTGCAGAAACGGGGCTGGCAGGAGGCCATCAAGCAGATCTATCCGCTGAGAATCAACCTTCTTCAGATCCGCAACGGTTCCTTCACGTATATCGAGGACGCGCAGGATCGCCCAATCGAGCTCAGTGCGGTCATGCTGGAAGCCCGCAACATCCAGAACGTCCAGTCACCGCAGGACTCCTATCCCTCTTCGGTTTACATGACTGCCGATATTTTCAGCCGGGGGCGCGGCGAAATAGACGGCCGGGCCGATTTTCTGGCCGACCCCTTTCCGGCCGTGGACGTCGTGTTTTCCCTGGCAGAGATTCCCCTCGAGGACTTGAAACCCGTCTCTTCCCATGTCAACCTGATCGTTACAGGAGGCAACCTGGCGGCCAAGGGACGAATCGAATACGCCCCGTCCGTCAAGGCGACCCGCATCGAACACCTGGATATCGACGGCATCCGCATCGACTACGTCCATTCGGCCGTAACGGCCGAACGGGAAAAAAAGCGGGCGGAGAAAGTCAAGGAAGCGGCAGGGGAGGTCAGCAACAAACCGGGCCTTCTCTTCCTCATCGAGCGCCTGCGGTTGACCGGCGAAGCCGGTTTTGTGAACGAGGAGACCGACCCCGACTACCGGGTTTTCCTCAGCGATACTGAATTGAACATCTCCAACCTGTCCAACCAGTTTCGGCGAGGGCCGGCCACTGCCGATCTCAAGGGGAAATTCATGGGTTCCGGGGAAGCCGTCGCCGAGGCAACCTTCCGGCCTGAAGACAAGGGAGCTGATTTCGATCTTATCCTCCAAATCGAAAAAGCCAGGCTGCCATCGATGAATGATCTGCTGCGAGCCTATGGCAATGTCGATGTGGTCGCCGGGACTCTTTCCCTCTATTCAGAAGTTTCCGTGAAGGAAAATCGCATCGACGGTTATTTCAAGCCTTTACTGGAGGATGTGGACGTTTACGATAAACGACAGGAAAAGGATGAAGGAATTTTCAAGAAGATGTACGAAGGTCTTGTGGGTGGCCTCAGCAGTCTTCTTGAAAACGAACCGCGCGAGGAAGTGGCGACACGCATAGACATCTCTGGTCCGCTGGATGATCCGGAAGCCAACACACTGGAAGTTATTCTCCTTCTGATCCGGAACGGCTTCTTTAATGCCATCCTTCCAGGCTTTGAGCGCGAAGTGAATAATCTCCGGGAATAG